In the Engystomops pustulosus chromosome 2, aEngPut4.maternal, whole genome shotgun sequence genome, one interval contains:
- the HSPA13 gene encoding heat shock 70 kDa protein 13, giving the protein MSGEMTILGSAILTLLLAGYLAQQYLPMPTPKVIGIDLGTTYCSVGVFHPGTGEVKVIADSSGHQSIPSIVSFTKDDVYAGYEGLELADANPQNTIYDAKRFIGKNITPEELERESDRYPFKVLYKEGDAVYSIKTNETFTVTPEYIGSQLLLKLKKMAEEYLGLPVSKAVISVPAEFDERQRNYTVKAANLAGLDILRIINEPTAAAMAYGLHKVDVFNVLVVDLGGGTLDVSLLNKQGGMFLTRAMAGNNKLGGQDFNQRILQYLYDSIYSTYGSLPPLKEEIHRLRQSVEAVKLNLTLYNSSWVQMPLTLPKRQPSKAEEPRQEKPPKEEAAADEESGRADVPMEKVYFEAEISRKLFEHLNWDLFQKILEPIEQVLKEGHLQKDEVDEIVLVGGSTRIPLIRQVIREYFNKEPNTSVDPDLAVVTGVAIQAGIVGGAWPLQVSAIEIPNRHLRKTNFN; this is encoded by the exons ATGTCTGGCGAGATGACTATACTGG GCTCTGCCATCCTGACTCTCCTCCTGGCGGGCTACCTGGCACAGCAGTATTTACCTATGCCTACTCCTAAGGTGATTGGCATAGACCTTGGCACCACGTACTGCTCGGTTGGCGTCTTTCATCCCGGCACAGGAGAAGTGAAGGTCATAGCAGATAGCAGCGGGCATCAGAGTATACCCAGCATCGTGTCCTTCACCAAAGACGACGTCTACGCCGGGTACGAAGGCCTGGAGCTTGCCGACGCCAATCCACAGAACACCATATACGACGCCAAAAGGTTTATCGGAAAAAACATTACTCCTGAGGAGTTAGAAAGAGAAAGCGACAGGTATCCATTTAAG GTTCTTTATAAGGAGGGAGATGCTGTCTACTCTATTAAAACCAATGAGACATTTACAGTGACACCTGAGTACATCGGTTCTCAGCTGCTGCTAAAACTAAAGAAGATGGCGGAGGAGTATCTGGGGCTCCCCGTCTCCAAGGCCGTCATATCCGTGCCAGCTGAGTTTGATGAAAGACAACGCAACTACACTGTTAAGGCAGCAAATCTGGCAG GTCTAGATATCCTGCGGATCATCAATGAGCCCACAGCCGCCGCCATGGCCTATGGGTTACATAAGGTGGACGTATTCAACGTCTTGGTGGTGGATTTGGGAGGAGGCACGCTGGACGTGTCCCTGCTGAATAAGCAAGGAGGAATGTTCCTAACCAGAGCCATGGCAG GTAACAATAAACTCGGTGGACAGGACTTCAACCAGAGAATCCTGCAGTATTTGTATGACAGTATTTATAGCACATACGGGTCACTGCCGCCCCTCAAAGAAGAAATTCACAGGCTGCGGCAGTCGGTGGAAGCGGTCAAGCTGAACCTCACCTTATACAATTCCTCATGGGTCCAGATGCCACTGACATTGCCCAAACGCCAACCAAGCAAAGCAGAAGAGCCACGTCAAGAGAAGCCTCCGAAAGAAGAAGCTGCGGCAGACGAGGAGAGCGGGAGAGCGGATGTCCCTATGGAAAAGGTCTATTTCGAAGCCGAGATTTCCCGCAAGCTCTTTGAGCATCTGAACTGGGACCTTTTCCAGAAGATCTTGGAGCCTATAGAACAGGTCCTGAAGGAAGGACACCTACAGAAGGATGAGGTGGATGAAATCGTTCTGGTCGGCGGCTCCACCCGAATTCCACTCATTCGCCAAGTCATCAGGGAATACTTTAACAAAGAACCTAATACGTCCGTAGACCCGGATTTGGCCGTAGTCACGGGCGTGGCTATACAAGCAGGGATTGTGGGAGGGGCCTGGCCGCTACAAGTCAGCGCGATAGAAATACCCAACAGACATTTACGGAAAACTAACTTTAACTAG